Proteins from a genomic interval of Gemmatimonadales bacterium:
- a CDS encoding type II toxin-antitoxin system VapC family toxin — MRLALDPNRYVDFCKGVAGAAATLETAEAVFVPFAVLAELRAGFVVGSQGPANQRTLGRFLMRQGVSILFADEQTTHHYASVYRQLRQQGTPIPTNDMWNAALVLQHDLALYARDRHFDHLPQLVRLS, encoded by the coding sequence GTGAGACTGGCGCTCGACCCCAACCGCTACGTCGATTTCTGCAAGGGCGTGGCGGGCGCCGCAGCGACGCTTGAGACAGCCGAGGCGGTGTTCGTTCCCTTCGCCGTTCTGGCCGAGCTTCGAGCGGGCTTTGTCGTGGGTTCGCAGGGACCGGCGAACCAGCGAACTCTGGGACGCTTCCTGATGAGGCAGGGCGTCTCGATTCTCTTTGCGGACGAGCAGACCACTCACCACTACGCGTCGGTCTACCGCCAACTCCGCCAGCAGGGGACGCCGATTCCGACCAACGATATGTGGAACGCAGCCCTGGTCCTCCAGCACGATCTGGCGCTGTACGCCCGCGACCGGCATTTCGACCACCTGCCTCAGCTCGTGCGCCTGTCCTGA